The DNA sequence AAGAGGTTGTACATAAGTGTAGCATCTTGCTAATTAGATTGTTTTGTGGATTATTCCACAAAGTAGTAAGTAGACTGAGAACAGCTTCAATTATTAACCCGGTAGTATGAATGCAGCACCTCCTCAGGGTGATTCCTGTTATCGGCATACTTTCCAACAAGAAAGACTTTAATCCTTCCCCAAATGCCGCTGAAGTAGAAGCTGTTTTCGATGCTCCCTTGGAAATGTTCCTCAAGGTATTGTCTCAAGttctattttttccctttcttttcATCCACAGTTTTTAGCTATTCCAGCTGCTGTACACTTGATAGCAAATCGCAATCCCAGGATGAGAATAGAAGATGTGAAGAACGAGTGTGGATGGGCGACAAGTATCTGATCCACTATTTTGATTATGAAATAGACAACAAGAAGTATGTCATTTGGGGTTTAACTGCCGGAATTTTGATTAGGGCAGCTTCGATCGTGTATCAGAAGCCGCCTGCTTTTACAGAGCAAAACCCCAAATTCAAAGTTCCAAGTGGTGTGCTGAAAGACACTACCTTGCCTTAAGATAGCCAGATATGTTCATAACTTCATATACTACCCCCTGTTGTGAAAAAGCAATCTAGATTCGATTCACAAACATTTCCTAATCGGTATTCTAATTGCTCAAATAATCCTATTTCATCATCCTAATAATAAACCTGAGACGGGCCAGACTTTTGATCAACGCTAGCACAGGATAAATAAGTTTGGGAGCATACTTACCAGAATGCTTCTGATAAGGTATGTGTTCTTTGATCTCATTATCATCTTCATCCCCCCCCCCCCAGCTTTAGTCTCTGCGATATTTTCTCATCGGCTCACCCTATGCAGAACCTATTCAATTGTGTGAACATGATGGATCTTTGTAGAGTGGCAATGGTTTTAGCTGCTGAGAAGTCGATTGGAACTATGAGGTTTGCCGTTTGCACCACTATACAAATCAGCTGATCACAGTACTGTTGTTGAATTTGATGAACTCAGTACTTCTTACATTGATGTTAGAAGTTGAGAAATGATTAGTTCTAGGTGCTGGGGTGGGACGACTAGTTAAAAACATCCATTTGTTAGCAAAGCTCAAATTTGATGACAAAGGTATGCTTTGTTGTATTTGTGGACCCAAAACTGCTTAATTCGCGTAAAGTAAGCTGCTATCGAAGTTATGTTATGAAGCACGTTTCTTGATTATTCGCAACTTTATACGTCGTTTGGATCTCGTAATCACATTTTGCACCATTGGAAATCCACAACTTGTTGGATTCACTCATATTAAGTTGTGGAGTAGTTGTCATTGAAATTTCACTTGTACCTTAAATTTCGACCATTACAGTTGTGCTACTTTCAGTTTTAGGACACTTTGCTCTAACTATTACAACTGAAAGAAGgaacaaaacaaatgaaattgaaaatacaacaaaacaaataaaactaaatgCAAGTCCGGGGCAAGGAATCCCTCGTTCCTCTAGATGAATTATGTTAAAGCAGGAAACCGTGATGAACTTTATGGTTCCGAAAACCGAGCAAACATCGTGACACCTCATAATAAACTTGGCGATTAAGGCGAACCCAAAGGCCTCCTCGAATACAAAACTAGTTAATTCAACATTCAACATTCTTGACATATTATAGCATGCCATAAAACTAGCAACCTTCAATTCACACAGCaaagtgaaagtgaaagaAAACATCAGTTCAAGCTATAGGAAAtctgaacaaaataaaacaatccCAAAGAGAAAGGATAAAGGAGGAATGCTAGGATGCACGTCCACAGTTGGTAAGTCGTGCGAAAGAACGCGAGACAGCCCATCGTCCCACACACCACCAAAATAACCAGCGCTTCTGCTGTGAAATCCCATCTCAATTCTTTCGCGTATACAATCGCCAACAACGTCGTCAATCCAACCATGTTGTTCATTATCACCCCACCATATATCTGCCACTCAAGAAAACAATCATCTATTAGCACgatgtgtgtgtttgtgcaGAGACAGAGacggagagagagaaggaaaccTCGGAGAATGTCCAAGAAGCAGTTTCTTCACTCTTCTTGCTGGCTGGGAGGATTGCTGCTACTGCAGATCGAGCATTCATGGCCAGTGGCACAACGACAAAGGAGATGACGAAGGATGGGAATCCCATCACGTTCGACAGCTGTAGAATGTTATTGGTCAGAGGCTTTCCCAGGAAGGTTAACATACCAATCCCTAACAACACTTGAAATACTGATCTGAAGAAATCGCGTTTCCCGTATTCTGCTCCTTTCCACACCTCCTGTAAATTTCAACAACACATTCTTTTCAGATGGAAATGCATGATCAAAATATTTCCTAATCCTTAATATGAACACTACTTGCCCTGtcaaaatcttgaataatCTTCGTCCCATCGATTTGGGAAGTATGTGCAGCTCGAATGGCCTTATCCAGATACTTGGTCATTCCATTCACAAACTCTGGCTCATCAATTGAATCGTTGTGATTCTGATCAAACTCTCGAAAGGTCTCGCGTAACACGTCGTCCTCGTTCAGTTTGTAGGATTGGAACTTGACTCTTATTATAAGCTGCTTCAGCTCAGCTTCTGATATTGACTTGTTTCCATCAGTGTCAAATTCCTTGAACAGTCTGCCATGATCGAGACGGTTTAGTAAATTTTAGACCCGAAAAGGGAGAAAAGAAGTTGAAAGAAGTCGAAGTTTACTCCTTAATACGATTGATATTTGGCTTCCCGTTCTCTGTGATGAGTGATTCGGATCTGAGTAGCTGGCCTTCAGCATGCTTCAAAATCTTTGACATTATTCTGTCCATCGTCTGCCCTCggttttctctcttctctcggAATAGGTTTAGGACCTACAGCGAAACCCGAAACAATCAAATCCAGACAAGTATTGACCAACAAAATTTGGAGAATTAGTTACCTGTGTACCCATATTTTTGGGAAAGAAATCACTGCTAGAAGTAGATTTGTCGGCTTCCATAGCCCATAGCTCGAATCCTTTGATGAACTCTGCCTCGGTGATCTGGTCATCATCGTTCTTGTCGAAAAAATCCATGACTTTGTTAACTGCATCGTTTTTCTCAGTGATCGTCTTCTCATCACTAAAGATGCTGCTCACCAGTCTCCTCAATTCTTTCACTGCAACGACTTTGTCAGCATCGTTGTCTGTTGCATCAAATAATCTGTCCAAGGATAACCGCATTAGTTGGTAAGACGCTTTCCCTCCAACCAGTAAGTCAGAGGTTCGAGTCATCTCAAACATCATTATTGATCCTCTTTAGCCTCAC is a window from the Salvia hispanica cultivar TCC Black 2014 chromosome 1, UniMelb_Shisp_WGS_1.0, whole genome shotgun sequence genome containing:
- the LOC125201250 gene encoding sodium/calcium exchanger NCL-like; its protein translation is MASVPKCLILLILLASIAEGRILELSTSENELISDGIEKQESVGSCSHQYGFLPCAENAAGYIFLIVVYQVLLVVGGRLISSGSEMLLHITGAGKFGGIIFRILMVLPSMMLMILSGIFSSKEGAQSQVAVGVSIYAGITVFSLTIQWGVCMIYGKIDLKTTQNSSSSKILKDTGVKIDKRTSYTAGIMLLSLIPYVVLQLVFVIDSLSGERVVTLIAFVIASLSLLSYSAYQIWDPWMQERSLKYSEFDIVRTGFLQHVKRLGQLVNPDGKLNADLIKGLFDATDNDADKVVAVKELRRLVSSIFSDEKTITEKNDAVNKVMDFFDKNDDDQITEAEFIKGFELWAMEADKSTSSSDFFPKNMGTQVLNLFREKRENRGQTMDRIMSKILKHAEGQLLRSESLITENGKPNINRIKELFKEFDTDGNKSISEAELKQLIIRVKFQSYKLNEDDVLRETFREFDQNHNDSIDEPEFVNGMTKYLDKAIRAAHTSQIDGTKIIQDFDREVWKGAEYGKRDFFRSVFQVLLGIGMLTFLGKPLTNNILQLSNVMGFPSFVISFVVVPLAMNARSAVAAILPASKKSEETASWTFSEIYGGVIMNNMVGLTTLLAIVYAKELRWDFTAEALVILVVCGTMGCLAFFRTTYQLWTCILAFLLYPFSLGLFYFVQISYSLN